A DNA window from Bos javanicus breed banteng chromosome 10, ARS-OSU_banteng_1.0, whole genome shotgun sequence contains the following coding sequences:
- the BMF gene encoding bcl-2-modifying factor isoform X2 — translation MLCHQVAGIHRHPYLGPSGCCQPHHLKSPRFLLFLSLSGRAEIIQTIRMKEKTKITLAPPISRLTGRTKRLSSASKVRVRNRVCLGDGAPIAFLAEVGIWLGPLQCFQGKVSTIVTVPGSRPARDFGLHSPLASHPCDAPEAGPHQLFAGCPERAYFGNNTARCRVASTRACPPPAAAAPARASRRPQLPVPAEPKSHVVADPPLPTQRGFEWR, via the exons ATGCTTTGCCACCAGGTGGCCGGGATCCACCGGCACCCGTATCTTGGGCCCTCTGGATGCTGCCAGCCTCATCATCTAAAATCTCCccgcttccttctcttcctctccctttctggACGCGCCGAAATTATTCAGACCATACGCatgaaagagaagacaaaaatcACTTTGGCGCCCCCTATCTCCCGCCTAACAGGGAGGACTAAAAGGCTCTCGAGTGCTTCCAAAGTCCGTGTTAGGAACAGAGTTTGCTTGGGCGACGGCGCTCCAATTGCGTTTCTGGCGGAGGTCGGAATTTGGCTCGGTCCCTTGCAATGTTTCCAAGGGAAGGTTAGTACAATCGTGACAGTCCCTGGCAGCCGCCCAGCCCGGGACTTCGGGCTCCACTCTCCATTGGCCAGCCATCCGTGTGACGCTCCGGAGGCGGGGCCTCATCAGCTGTTTGCGGGATGCCCCGAGCGGGCGTATTTTGGAAACAATACCGCGAGGTGCAGAGTGGCCTCCACCCGAGCCTGCCCGCCTCCTGCCGCCGCCGCCCCTGCCCGCGCCTCCCGCCGCCCGCAGCTGCCGG taccaGCAGAACCGAAATCGCATGTGGTGGCAGATCCTCCTCTTCCTACACAACGTGGCTTTGAATGGAGATGA
- the BMF gene encoding bcl-2-modifying factor isoform X1 — protein sequence MEPPQCVEELEDDVFQPEDGEPGTQPRSLLSADLFAQSQLDCPLSRLQLFPLTHCCGPGLRPTSQEDKATQTLSPASPSQGVMLPCGVTEEPQRLFYGNAGYRLPLPASFPAGLPLGEQPPEGQWQHRAEIQIARKLQCIADQFHRLHMQQYQQNRNRMWWQILLFLHNVALNGDENRNGAGPR from the exons ATGGAGCCACCCCAGTGTGTGGAGGAGCTGGAGGATGACGTATTCCAGCCCGAGGATGGGGAGCCGGGGACCCAGCCCAGGAGCTTGCTCTCTGCTGACCTGTTTGCCCAGAGCCAGCTGGACTGCCCCCTCAGCCGTCTGCAGCTCTTCCCTCTCACGCACTGCTGTGGCCCTGGGCTTCGACCCACCAGCCAGGAAGACAAGGCTACCCAGACTCTCAGCCCAGCTTCCCCGAGCCAGGGTGTCATGCTGCCTTGTGGGGTGACTGAGGAGCCCCAGCGACTCTTTTATG GCAATGCTGGCTACCGGCTCCCCCTTCCTGCCAGTTTCCCTGCAGGCTTGCCCCTTGGTGAGCAACCCCCTGAAGGGCAGTGGCAACATCGAGCAGAGATACAGATTGCCCGAAAACTCCAGTGCATTGCAGACCAGTTCCATCGGCTTCATATGCAGCAA taccaGCAGAACCGAAATCGCATGTGGTGGCAGATCCTCCTCTTCCTACACAACGTGGCTTTGAATGGAGATGAGAACAGGAACGGGGCAGGCCCCAGGTGA